From one Streptomyces sp. SCSIO 30461 genomic stretch:
- a CDS encoding M56 family metallopeptidase: MMLSLALLVLGALAAVVAPRLMARADWPEREPVVALWVWQCVVAAVLLSFALSMTFSAAAAWQAVRGHVFAPAPSAVVEAYALGAHAPWSAVLAVVLACGGLWTGAMLAREVHRAHARRKRRRAELLVRAPLLPGEDPGSDPLVLLEAERPDAWWLPGAAPQLVITTAALRRLKGRQLDAVLAHEQGHARARHDWLLHCSAALANGFPQVPVFAAFRDEMHRLVELAADDSASRRFGRLTIALALVELNEHRGVFGPCPTPDAQLPQRVNRLLAPLPRLTASHRLGLTAAAALVPVVPLLVAFVPGLRALG, from the coding sequence ATGATGCTCTCGCTCGCGCTGCTTGTGCTCGGCGCACTGGCCGCCGTGGTGGCGCCGCGGTTGATGGCGCGGGCCGACTGGCCGGAGCGCGAGCCTGTGGTGGCGCTGTGGGTGTGGCAGTGCGTGGTCGCGGCCGTGCTGCTGAGCTTCGCGCTCTCCATGACGTTCAGCGCCGCCGCGGCCTGGCAGGCCGTACGAGGTCACGTGTTCGCACCCGCCCCGAGTGCCGTGGTGGAAGCCTATGCGCTCGGAGCGCATGCGCCCTGGTCCGCGGTGCTCGCCGTGGTACTGGCATGCGGCGGGCTGTGGACCGGCGCGATGCTGGCCCGGGAGGTGCACAGGGCGCACGCCCGGCGCAAGAGGCGCCGGGCCGAACTCCTTGTGCGCGCGCCCCTGTTGCCCGGCGAGGATCCGGGCAGCGACCCCCTGGTGCTGCTGGAGGCCGAGCGGCCCGACGCCTGGTGGCTCCCGGGTGCCGCGCCCCAGCTGGTCATCACCACGGCGGCGCTGCGCCGGTTGAAGGGCCGTCAGCTCGACGCGGTGCTCGCCCATGAGCAGGGGCACGCCCGGGCCCGGCACGACTGGCTGCTGCACTGCTCCGCGGCGCTGGCCAACGGCTTTCCGCAGGTGCCGGTTTTCGCCGCGTTCCGGGACGAGATGCACCGGCTGGTGGAACTGGCCGCCGACGATTCCGCGTCGCGCCGCTTCGGCCGGCTCACCATCGCCCTGGCACTGGTGGAGCTGAACGAGCACCGGGGCGTGTTCGGCCCGTGCCCCACACCCGACGCCCAGCTGCCGCAGCGCGTCAACCGACTGCTGGCACCACTCCCCCGGCTGACCGCGAGCCACCGGCTCGGGCTGACCGCGGCAGCGGCGCTGGTGCCGGTCGTTCCGCTGCTCGTGGCATTCGTTCCCGGGCTCAGGGCGCTCGGATAG
- a CDS encoding phosphatase PAP2 family protein — MRSPPARPVRARTPVHAPARTSAVTAALALLLLVLVSVPWAPLLALDTSIARALHRSAHAEPGFTEANRVLSDWVWDPWTIRALLVTAVVLLLWRGARLPALWVAAAGALGAVVQQSLKFAVGRDRPRWEHPLDTAQYAAFPSGHAMTATIVCGLLLWLLGRECVGTRVWWAAVLVTSVSVLGVGFTRLYLGVHWFTDVVAGWLLGICVVGLAIATYERFASDAPTPPGRRTPDSRS, encoded by the coding sequence ATGCGGTCTCCTCCTGCCCGGCCCGTCCGAGCGCGCACCCCCGTCCACGCCCCCGCCCGTACCTCTGCGGTGACCGCTGCGCTGGCACTGCTCCTGCTGGTGCTGGTCTCCGTCCCGTGGGCGCCGCTGCTCGCGCTCGACACCTCGATCGCGCGGGCACTGCACCGCTCGGCGCACGCCGAGCCCGGGTTCACCGAGGCCAACCGGGTGCTGAGTGACTGGGTATGGGACCCATGGACCATACGAGCGCTGCTGGTCACGGCGGTGGTGCTGCTGCTGTGGCGCGGCGCCAGGCTGCCGGCCCTCTGGGTGGCCGCCGCCGGCGCGCTGGGCGCGGTGGTGCAGCAGTCGCTGAAGTTCGCGGTGGGCCGCGACCGGCCGCGCTGGGAGCATCCGCTGGACACCGCCCAGTACGCCGCGTTCCCGTCCGGGCACGCCATGACCGCGACGATCGTCTGCGGGTTGCTGCTGTGGCTGCTCGGGAGAGAGTGCGTGGGGACCCGCGTCTGGTGGGCCGCGGTGCTCGTCACGTCCGTCTCCGTGCTGGGCGTGGGTTTCACCCGGCTCTATCTCGGGGTGCACTGGTTCACGGACGTGGTGGCCGGCTGGCTGCTGGGAATCTGCGTGGTGGGTCTGGCCATCGCGACCTACGAACGGTTCGCTTCCGACGCACCCACTCCGCCCGGGCGGAGAACCCCGGACTCGCGGAGCTGA
- a CDS encoding helix-turn-helix domain-containing protein, whose product MSPRSPAVNEELRRRSRERLLQATVDLVGERGYEATTLGDIADRAGSARGLVSYYFTGKRQLFQSAVHRLMHLTLEAALERAPRAEDGGEELARAIDSVLGLAVQRPVLMRAHMAGILQAEGFVRCSEQQRLEFLLRGALERYGSADVDAEYPLLRALLMGAVFTVVVPGAQMPLERLRAELFQRYGLDWELGVPPGGEPPGGTRRTPAEPA is encoded by the coding sequence ATGTCCCCGCGGAGCCCAGCGGTCAATGAAGAGCTGCGGCGGCGCTCCCGCGAGCGCCTCCTGCAGGCCACCGTGGACCTCGTGGGAGAGCGTGGTTACGAAGCGACGACCCTGGGTGACATCGCCGACCGCGCCGGATCGGCGCGCGGCCTCGTCTCGTACTACTTCACGGGCAAACGGCAGCTCTTCCAGTCCGCGGTGCACCGGCTGATGCATCTGACGCTCGAAGCGGCTCTGGAGCGCGCACCCCGGGCCGAAGACGGCGGGGAGGAGCTCGCACGCGCGATCGACTCGGTGCTCGGCCTCGCCGTACAGCGGCCGGTGCTGATGCGGGCGCACATGGCCGGGATACTCCAGGCCGAGGGTTTCGTCCGGTGCTCCGAGCAGCAGCGACTGGAGTTCCTGCTGCGTGGCGCCCTTGAACGGTACGGCTCCGCTGACGTGGACGCGGAGTACCCCCTGTTGCGCGCGCTGCTGATGGGTGCGGTGTTCACGGTGGTGGTGCCCGGAGCCCAGATGCCGCTGGAGCGGCTGCGCGCGGAGCTGTTCCAGCGGTACGGGCTGGACTGGGAACTCGGCGTCCCACCGGGCGGGGAACCGCCCGGTGGGACGCGTCGTACGCCCGCTGAACCCGCTTGA
- a CDS encoding DUF305 domain-containing protein, with translation MSPIRGPRRFPGLAAALVSAALALTACDSETGSAKAQSADDGGPSVVAPGRPGEPARTLSADEAREAVPDNRPNAADLAYARMMIVHHRQALEMTALAPGRAAGERLKRLAKRIDAAQRPEIDAMEAWLNGDSRAADSGHGSHGEGGHDHGAMPGMATAAQLAQLRAAHGAAFDRLFLTLMITHHEGAVTMATEVLSNGRNVQVEEMASEVIAQQTAEINRMRAM, from the coding sequence GTGTCGCCGATCCGTGGCCCCCGCCGTTTCCCCGGCCTTGCCGCAGCCCTGGTGAGCGCCGCACTCGCCCTGACCGCCTGCGACTCGGAAACCGGGAGTGCGAAGGCGCAGAGCGCGGACGACGGAGGTCCGTCGGTGGTCGCGCCCGGCAGACCGGGCGAGCCCGCGCGGACGTTGTCGGCCGACGAGGCACGCGAGGCCGTACCGGACAACCGCCCGAACGCGGCGGATCTCGCGTACGCGCGGATGATGATCGTCCATCACCGACAGGCACTGGAGATGACGGCTCTGGCACCCGGCCGCGCGGCCGGCGAGCGGCTCAAGCGGCTCGCGAAACGGATCGACGCGGCGCAGCGGCCCGAGATCGACGCCATGGAGGCCTGGCTGAATGGCGACAGCAGGGCGGCGGACAGCGGCCACGGTTCCCACGGCGAGGGCGGTCACGACCACGGTGCGATGCCGGGAATGGCGACCGCGGCCCAGCTGGCGCAGCTGCGGGCGGCCCACGGCGCCGCGTTCGACAGGCTCTTCCTGACCTTGATGATCACCCATCACGAGGGCGCAGTCACCATGGCGACCGAAGTACTGTCGAACGGCCGGAACGTCCAGGTGGAGGAGATGGCGAGTGAGGTGATCGCCCAGCAGACCGCCGAGATCAACCGTATGCGCGCGATGTGA
- a CDS encoding FAD-dependent oxidoreductase: protein MLRVAVVGSGPSGVYTAQALVQQTRVPDVRVDVLDRLPCPYGLVRYGVAPDHEKIKSLQNNLRSVLEDERIGFIGNVEVGAKGLTPARLLDAFHAVVYCVGAAQDRRLGVPGEDLPGSRSATDFVSWYSAHPDSPEPGFALGGVRSAVVIGVGNVAVDVTRILARGAADLRPTDVPNGALHALAASGVRDVHMVGRRGPSQAKFTTKELRELGALPRVAVDVEPTDLALDPGYADPSALPAVNRRNVEVVRGWAADPSGAAGPAPARRVRLRFFLRPVELLAGEDGRVAAVRCERTEPDGSGALRGTGTYEDIEAQLVLRAVGYRGVPLAGLPFDRTRGTIPHQEGRVLRDSAPSPGEYVAGWIKRGPTGVIGTNRPCAKETVASLLADAAELSARPLTVEPVQVLRSLGHEPVGWPGWLAIEDAEAALGRSLGRRSVKIPDWHGLLGAARGADSARGDGAAAHGNGGAMPVLPGIAPP, encoded by the coding sequence GTGCTTCGTGTCGCCGTCGTCGGTTCGGGCCCGAGCGGGGTGTACACCGCTCAGGCCCTTGTCCAGCAGACCCGGGTCCCGGACGTCCGTGTGGATGTGCTCGACCGCCTCCCCTGCCCCTACGGGCTGGTGAGATACGGGGTCGCACCCGACCACGAGAAGATCAAGTCCCTCCAGAACAACCTGCGGTCGGTCCTGGAGGACGAACGGATCGGTTTCATCGGCAATGTCGAAGTGGGCGCCAAGGGTCTGACACCCGCCCGGCTGCTCGACGCCTTCCACGCCGTCGTGTACTGCGTGGGCGCGGCGCAGGACCGCCGGCTCGGGGTGCCCGGCGAGGATCTGCCGGGAAGCCGTTCGGCCACTGACTTCGTCTCCTGGTACAGCGCGCACCCCGACTCGCCCGAACCCGGCTTCGCGCTCGGCGGCGTGCGTTCGGCCGTGGTCATCGGAGTCGGCAATGTCGCCGTCGATGTCACCCGGATCCTCGCTCGCGGCGCGGCCGACCTGCGTCCGACCGATGTGCCGAACGGGGCTCTCCACGCACTGGCCGCCAGCGGGGTGCGCGACGTGCACATGGTCGGCAGGCGCGGCCCGTCACAGGCGAAGTTCACCACCAAGGAACTGCGGGAGCTGGGCGCACTGCCACGGGTGGCGGTGGACGTCGAGCCGACGGACCTGGCGCTCGATCCCGGATACGCCGATCCGTCGGCGCTGCCCGCGGTGAACCGGCGCAATGTCGAGGTCGTCCGGGGCTGGGCCGCGGACCCGTCCGGTGCGGCGGGTCCCGCCCCGGCGAGGCGCGTTCGGCTGCGCTTCTTCCTGCGGCCCGTGGAGCTGCTGGCCGGTGAGGACGGCCGGGTCGCCGCCGTGCGCTGCGAGCGGACCGAACCGGACGGCAGCGGCGCACTGCGCGGCACAGGGACGTACGAGGACATCGAGGCTCAGCTGGTGCTCCGGGCGGTCGGCTATCGCGGAGTGCCCCTGGCGGGGCTGCCGTTCGACCGGACCCGGGGAACCATTCCCCATCAGGAGGGGCGGGTGCTGCGTGACAGCGCGCCGTCACCCGGCGAGTACGTCGCGGGGTGGATCAAGCGGGGGCCCACCGGGGTGATCGGCACCAACCGGCCGTGCGCCAAGGAGACGGTGGCCTCCCTGCTCGCGGACGCCGCCGAGCTGTCCGCGCGCCCTCTCACGGTCGAGCCCGTCCAAGTGCTGCGGAGCCTGGGGCACGAGCCGGTCGGATGGCCGGGCTGGCTGGCCATCGAGGACGCCGAAGCAGCCCTGGGACGCTCCCTCGGGCGGCGCTCGGTGAAGATCCCCGACTGGCACGGATTGCTGGGGGCGGCCCGAGGAGCGGACTCCGCGCGCGGCGACGGGGCCGCCGCACACGGAAACGGTGGTGCGATGCCGGTCCTGCCGGGCATCGCACCACCGTGA
- a CDS encoding organic hydroperoxide resistance protein, which translates to MNALYTAVATANGREGRAVSSDGRLDLPLAMPPALGGSGEGTNPEQLFAAGYAACFSSALGLVGRQAKVDTSEVSVTAEVGIGKDEADGGFGLSVVLRVELPEALEGATGEKLVEQAHQVCPYSKATRGNIQVELVVE; encoded by the coding sequence ATGAACGCGCTGTACACCGCCGTCGCCACCGCCAACGGCCGCGAAGGTCGTGCCGTCAGCTCCGACGGCCGCCTGGACCTGCCGTTGGCCATGCCGCCTGCGCTCGGTGGCAGCGGTGAGGGCACCAACCCGGAGCAGCTGTTCGCCGCCGGGTACGCGGCGTGCTTCTCGAGCGCACTCGGACTCGTCGGCCGTCAGGCGAAGGTCGACACCAGCGAGGTCTCGGTGACTGCCGAGGTCGGTATAGGCAAGGACGAGGCCGATGGTGGCTTCGGTCTCTCGGTGGTGCTCCGGGTCGAGCTGCCCGAGGCACTCGAAGGCGCGACCGGCGAGAAGCTCGTGGAGCAGGCCCACCAGGTCTGCCCCTACTCCAAGGCGACCCGCGGCAACATCCAGGTCGAGCTGGTCGTCGAGTAG
- a CDS encoding MarR family transcriptional regulator has product MTTTPDATRGTEILRLDRQICFSLHAASRAFNGVYRMVLKDLGLTYPQYLAMLVLWEHGEQPVKAIGTRLRLDSGTLSPLLKRLEAVDLVERRRSTEDERSVTVRPTAKGAALRERAALIPHRIAAATGLTLTELGDLQQRLAELTAKLDGADLEQAAYDPAAGCEGGPTAGLGGPAGTGIPD; this is encoded by the coding sequence ATGACAACGACACCGGACGCGACCCGCGGCACGGAGATCCTCCGACTCGACCGGCAGATCTGCTTCTCCCTGCACGCGGCCTCGCGCGCGTTCAACGGCGTCTACCGGATGGTCCTCAAGGACCTGGGACTCACCTATCCGCAGTATCTGGCGATGCTGGTGCTCTGGGAGCACGGAGAACAGCCGGTGAAGGCCATCGGAACCCGTCTCCGGCTGGACTCCGGCACACTGTCCCCGCTGCTCAAGCGGCTTGAGGCGGTCGATCTCGTGGAGCGCCGCCGCAGCACCGAGGACGAGCGGTCGGTGACCGTGCGCCCGACCGCGAAGGGCGCGGCACTGCGGGAGCGGGCCGCCCTCATCCCGCACAGGATCGCCGCGGCCACCGGACTCACCCTGACCGAGCTGGGCGACCTCCAGCAGCGTCTCGCGGAGCTGACCGCCAAGCTCGACGGGGCCGACCTGGAGCAGGCGGCGTACGACCCGGCGGCAGGCTGCGAGGGCGGGCCGACGGCAGGGCTGGGTGGCCCCGCGGGCACGGGAATCCCGGACTGA
- a CDS encoding exo-alpha-sialidase: MTEVLLAVGTRKGLFIGRRRGGDWEFDGPRFNAEAVYSIGIDTRRPVPRLLVGGDSAHWGPSVFHSDDLGASWTEPAKPAVKFPKDTGASLERVWQLHPAGPAAPDVVYAGTEPAALFRSDDAGETFELVRPLWEHPTRSQWVPGGGGEAVHTVVTDRRDADAVTVAVSTAGVFRSRDGGAGWDPSNRGVSAVFLPDPNPEFGQCVHKIAQDAGDLDRLYLQNHWGVYRSDDAGAHWRDIGGGLPSDFGFAVTAHPHRADVAYVFPINADADRVPAGRRCRVYRTSDAGDSWEPLAAGLPDGDHYGTVLRDAMCTDGADPAGVYFGNRNGELYASADDGDSWQQLAAHLPDVLCVRAAVLG, translated from the coding sequence ATGACTGAAGTGCTGCTCGCCGTGGGTACCAGGAAGGGGCTCTTCATCGGCCGCAGGCGCGGTGGCGACTGGGAGTTCGACGGCCCGCGCTTCAACGCGGAGGCGGTCTACTCGATCGGCATCGACACCCGCCGCCCGGTCCCCCGGCTGCTCGTGGGGGGTGACAGTGCCCACTGGGGGCCCTCCGTCTTCCACTCCGACGACCTCGGGGCGAGCTGGACCGAGCCGGCCAAGCCCGCGGTCAAGTTCCCCAAGGACACCGGCGCCTCTCTGGAGCGCGTCTGGCAGCTGCACCCCGCGGGCCCGGCGGCACCGGACGTGGTCTACGCGGGGACCGAGCCCGCAGCGCTGTTCCGCTCGGACGACGCGGGTGAGACCTTCGAACTCGTCCGCCCGCTCTGGGAGCACCCCACGCGCTCGCAGTGGGTGCCCGGGGGCGGTGGGGAGGCTGTGCACACCGTGGTCACGGATCGGCGGGACGCGGACGCCGTCACCGTCGCGGTCTCCACGGCAGGGGTGTTCCGCAGCCGTGACGGCGGCGCCGGCTGGGACCCGTCCAACCGCGGAGTCTCCGCTGTCTTCCTCCCTGATCCGAACCCGGAGTTCGGCCAGTGCGTCCACAAGATCGCGCAGGACGCGGGAGACCTCGACCGGCTGTACCTCCAGAACCACTGGGGCGTCTACCGCAGCGACGACGCGGGCGCCCACTGGAGAGACATCGGCGGGGGGCTGCCGTCGGACTTCGGTTTCGCGGTCACCGCGCATCCGCACCGCGCCGATGTGGCGTATGTCTTCCCGATCAACGCCGACGCGGACCGCGTCCCGGCCGGGCGCCGATGCCGGGTCTACCGCACCAGCGACGCCGGCGACAGCTGGGAGCCCCTCGCCGCAGGACTCCCCGACGGCGACCACTACGGCACGGTGCTGCGTGACGCGATGTGCACGGACGGCGCCGACCCGGCGGGAGTCTACTTCGGCAACCGGAACGGCGAGCTGTACGCGAGCGCGGACGACGGTGACAGCTGGCAGCAGCTCGCCGCACATCTGCCGGACGTGCTCTGCGTGCGTGCGGCCGTGCTCGGGTGA